In Pirellula sp. SH-Sr6A, the DNA window GATCGAATTCAAATCGATACCGCTCGAATCCACGAACGCAAAGCCTCGATAGAGAGGCGGATTGCTTGCTGCGTTTTTTTTGCAACTCATTTTACCCCCAGTGCATTCTTGATTTGTTCCTGGCAAGCGGCGATGCCGTCGTTGTAGGCTTGACGATAGACGGACCTAATGAGGTTTCGAAGTTGTGCCGCGAGAACTTCACCATCCTCTTTTGTGGGCGATTGAACAGGCCATTGAGTACACCAACCATTCACAGAACTGTATACCCAGTAAAGATCGAACTCTTCGACGACTCTGGTTTCGATTCGTGGTGTATGGCTCATCGTCCTACCTTTTTGTTGACGCCGCTAATGCTGATAGGCTCACTCATTAAATGCTCTCCATTCTTCAAATGACTTGACAGCATTGGCGACCAAGGGCGCTATCATTTGCTCTATCCTGGCAATCTCTTCGTTTGTGACGTGGAATCCGCACGTTGGGCACTTGATCCCGAACACGCGAGGCTCACCGGGAATCATCCAGCTTCGTTGCATCAAAACCGGATCGTGTACAGCGTGGCACTTTGGACAGCTACCTTGCGCAAGCTCGCAACGCACAAAGTCCAATACGTCGACATCAACTTTCATGCTTTCTCCATTGCGGATCTCACAACCGCTAGTGCTTATCCGTGTATGATCGTCGCGACTCGCCATGCAGTTCGAATATCCATCAATCCACCCGCTGGAGACTCTCTCCAGACGATTCGCACAAACAGCCAGAAGCGTCGAAATGCTTTTCTACAAAACGATGTCATTATTCCTGTCCTTCCACATTCCCCACGCTGCCAAACAACCACATGCAACAATCATTACTTCAAACGCTAATTGCATTTCATCTCCCTTGCCGTCTTAACAGCCGCTAGTCTTTGTCTTCGTTCAACAGCAACAGTCCATCTTCTGTCACTCTTCCGCGACGCGGCTTTATCTGTTCCATTTCGCGAGTTGATTCAAGCTCGTCGATCCTGGATCGCATCGACAAAGCAAGCCGAATAATCTCACCGACGCACTCAACCGGAAGGTAGAGAGTGTCATCAGTGCACGGCTGGCACTTGTCGAGTTGCTCTACGATCTTCGCCGCATTGTCATCTCTCATCATTTCTCCCTTGCCGTCTTAACAGCCGCTATTGTTGTTTCGATTCCTCGATCTCAATTAGCTTGTCGATGTAGTGACGAGCTTTTCTCAAGTCCTCGATTCCGTTCTTGTCCTTCCATCGAGTCAAGTACTTGATTGCATTACCATCTAGGAATCCAATGTCATTGGCAGCGATGAAATCCCAGGGCTCGATCGACTTCTTCTTGTAATGATCTCCGCCGTGCTGAATGCTATTTGCTTGAGACAACTTGCTTCTCCTTTGTGAACAACTCCCAAGTTCTTGGGAAACGATCTGCAATGATTTCACCGACAGCATTGGCGTATTCTCGAATCTCCCACTGAGCTGCGGGAGCTTGGCGAAGAGTGAGGAAAGCAAGCCAGTTTCGAAGATTGGCGCATGCTCGCATCCGTGAGTAACGAGCGACCGGGACAGG includes these proteins:
- a CDS encoding DUF3310 domain-containing protein; amino-acid sequence: MSQANSIQHGGDHYKKKSIEPWDFIAANDIGFLDGNAIKYLTRWKDKNGIEDLRKARHYIDKLIEIEESKQQ